In Euphorbia lathyris chromosome 2, ddEupLath1.1, whole genome shotgun sequence, the sequence gcaccatgggatggacgtgtcccatggtgcaccccaagattgacaaaacctctcctaaccaaccactttaggagtgaatgtgtcagtcttggggaagttcatccctatacaggaaggaaaatcatctcccctgcagcccaatacgccgccttccagaaagggatattacgtattcaaccatctacggaaaaaattaatcgtgttaggcagggaaaaagacgattttggcttcgcgaaatgaagattagcgaagcatgcgaatgtaaatgtgcagggttttacttcgcatatcgatgctttcgcaaAGTTTGCGAGGTCAGAaacgtgactatctacgtcgcatatcgatgctttcgcgaagtctgcgaggtctgaaacgtgaggatctattcgcagacttcgcgaactaatcgattcgcgaggtagatccatacgtttcagacgcTTTCTTTTCGCATATCTTCGTGAAATCATCGAttaacgaagtagatcgtcactttccaggctcgttctcttcgcaaagcttagcgaaaccatcgattgcgaagtgaattcatgaaaaaaaggcagaaaaaaacagatacttacatttttcgcccatttcacccccaaaagcgacaataacaatatgataacatgagaagaacgaaggaaataacgtagaaaaaccatttctttgatggtaacaagaagaaagaaaccaagcaacgaacaggaagatgaaaaaccatggcttcgttttctagggttggggAGTtgtagaatcaagagatgaagaaaggaaaaagagaaattcattgtgattttgactaaatggtgcagatttcatgcaatttaaatgaagaaaggaagatcaaaagtcttgaaatcattaatgcaggagcaacttttcgcataaccaaggagatagggggagcggcgattcgcgagtggtggaagtgggaaggttaggggtattatggaaaagtcacacaaaatcagtctagatatgtagtaggattagtaaatggattaaatatgtaaattggcctcccatttgacccagttttataattttccctataATTTATTGTATAAGCGAATATTACCcacaagaaaaataaataaataaataaatacgcaaTATCCTTAATATACAAATTATTTATCAGAAATTTTACTGTATTTCTCTAGTAAACCTTCTTTTGGATATCACTATATGAGATATGATTggtataaagaaaaaaatatatacgtaTAACATTAATTGATTCGTTGAATGTATTACTTTCATCAaacagttgcgttcacatggaccctgacaACCAcgtaaatttgatcattcaccgttagatctaggtgGATTAAAattctaaggtggagattcaaaatatcctaaggcttatatttaatccgcctagatctaacggtgaatgaccaaatttatatggtcatcagggtccatgtacTTTTAAAATACTCTAAAGTTTTTCGATTATTCACCCATTTTCATGtactaataaatattaaattgagAGAAAAAGTTCAATAATTCAAAGTAATAGATAACATGCATGTTCTGTTAATACTATTCTTAATTATGGGTTTGGATCGGACTTTTTGGATCAAATACGGGTTATAGTTatccatattttattttattttattttgtgttttgtatttttgttttattttatttctttcatcaaatttctttaattcTAACTATTTATAGAATTTCTTAGGTTTATAATTTATCCTTTAGTTATAGAGTTTACATAGCGAAACATGTATTACCATGTACGTAATCCAACTCGATCTTTATGGGACTATCCAAATATGATGTGCATATACAGTGGGTGTGCAATATAAATGTAAACCATGAAACTACACTACATTATGCATGCCAAAAACATGATTTATTTGATAAGATTCGCAAAACATAGTAAGATtatctgatcaacctcgaacCCATTAATCGGCAAAATTTTATTCCATGAAAGAAACAAGGGAAAAACGAAAAACGTGCAGTGAGCATGAATTATTCTGTGCACAACAAAGAAAAGTAGATTATACAATCCCATATTTCAACAAAATCTATGGTTGAATATACAACTAACCTCATCAAAACTCCGGCCACAATTGCGCCACCATTCTCATATATGTATCCCTATAACCAGCTCAAGGTAACGAATTGCAAAATGAATTTCATCCAAGTTTAAGAGATCAAAAGCCATTTGggcatttcatttcatttcatagCCACTTCCTCCAACTCCCTGTTCTTCTGTCACCAGTTAACAACCTAGGAAGGCTTAGTAGACTGTTAACTCGTGTCACACCATCTAAGGCGGACCACTCGTCATCCTCTGCACTTGATATGCACTCAGCAAGGCTCCTCTTTGACTGGCTCTGGCTGCTTAAGCTAAGCTTTTTTTCCTCTGCTAACTCACTGATTGGAACTATCTCGTCAGACCCTCCTCGTATGGTATCTGAATGACTAAGAACAGCATTATCCACGGTTGCTACTTCTACAGCATTTTCTTCCGCTTTCGCCACTGACTCTTCAACCTCCCCGTTAGCTTCAGATACATGCTCAAGAAAGAGACACACAACAGCACAATCATCGTTCTTTGAAGTAGGATACTTAAGCCTCCATGCTCGTACTGCACAATCTACCAGAGCTCTAGCTGCTGTAGCACGACCGGGAGCTGACGCTACAATATCAACAGCCTCCTTATTTGAAAGGACATCCCAAACCTGGTAGAAAATGACATGGCAACAGCATATAATGGCTATGAATTTGAAGAAATATCCCTGAAATTTGAGTAAAGAAAAAGTTCATACACCATCAGAAGCAAGAATGATGAATTCATCTCTCTTGGTAAGGCGGCGATAATAAATATCTGGTACAGAAATTAGACCAAAATCCTTCAAACAGAAGTCTCCGAATGCTCTAGCCATTGCCAAACCAGGTGAGTCATTATTAGGCAACCATACACGTGCAACCTCTGGCTCATCCTTCAGTGCAAAAACCCTTCCTTTACATTGCTGGATCCTGGCAGCTTCCCCTACATATTGGAAGTCAAGAATTTAGAACTCTATAAATACTTTAATCAAGCAGTTTCAAATATACTAGATCGCCGAAACGCTCTGTATGTAACTACTTATGCCGAATCCACCACACGCATCTTTTGTGGGTTCGAAAGTGTGTGCTCGTGTGCTCTGTGTGTGTGTGTACGTGtgtgtgagagagagagagagaggtagAGAAACTTGGCAGATCAGGCTTCAAATCCACAGTCAATTGTATGGCATGCAAAGAGTCATCTTCATCTCTGGTTGCCAGGACAGCTCTGGAGTCGCCAAGATTTCCGAGTATAAGATCCTCACCCTGAACAGCCACAGTTCATTAGGTACAATTGTGAGACTGAGGTTGCATTCACATGAAAAGCAAAATAATTTCAGTTAACTTTGTTTTCAGTAAGAACATAAGAAATGGAACATAATATAAGCATGTCAGCTCAATTTTAAAGAAGTCAAACACGAGTTCGATAATGAAGCTATGATGACCAGAAGGCAGATCCAAACTCTAGAAATAATTTGCATCGCAGTAATGACAAGGTTTTAGCCAAGGAAAGAACAAATCATGCAGTTActttcaaaaataagaaaaagtacAATGAGGGACTGAAAACAAAGACAGGTATAAAAGAACTGTATCTTCACAATTCAAATTTTACATAATGTATTTTCTTGTAACTTTTTGGTATAGTACATTTCTTGCCATTGACACCATAAATTTGTAATAATATGGCATTGACATGTAAAAGAAAAAATCTCAAGTGATTTGGCACCCAATTCTGTGTCATGGGCTAACAATAAAAAGGGCggccggtgcactacgcgtccctgctaagcgagggtccggggaggggtcccaccacaagggtgtattgggggcaaaccttcccctgccaattttttagcaagaggccgctcctaaggcTCGCTGTCATGGGCTAACAATAACTTAAAATTTTCAAGACAACCTAGAGATTTGAATTATGTATGTTGTTTTGTAGCCTGATTGACTTCACCCGCATCCAAAACCTTTAATCAACAGATGCAATATACTTCAATCAAGcaggaaaagaaaaaattatttcATCATGTCGACACATCATGATGATTTGGAATGTTCTCTACTGACTTCCAAATGTGACTTAAGTAAACGGATTTTCAAGTTAGCCATCACATGATTGGATATGAAGCTCACATCATAAAAATTTATATCAATTTTGAAAGGTCAATCTTTTAGTCAACTACCTTTCCGAAACATCATGAACTAATCCATCCCCATTTCTACTCAATATCAAACATCTAGAAttgaaaacagaaaaagaaaaactaatgaATAAGCAAGCGAAAATAGTAAGATAAATAATCATAATCAATAATTCCAATTCATTTATGTGTCAAGCAAAGCCTGCATATTAGCCTCCTATGTTATCTAGGAGAATGCAACCTATGGGCCGCGAACTAAAATGGACCGCCAAGGATGTCATGTTCAATCTGGCATGAAATCTTTCAATGATCCAAGCAACATCAGTGAGCTTTATTGAAACCAACCTTGTAAGGAAAAAAATAAGGGCTGCCAACAGGATTTTTACTCCAGATTGGAAAATTATAGAGATAAATGCACGAAAATCTTTTGTGAAGCAAGCAtggtaaaaaataaattaaaggatGTAGCTAGAGCAAAATACCTGCTTTATCAAGGTCACAGCAGTTGATCCACTGCAAAAGCAATCAATAGTTGGATGCAAATTTAGTTCCTTGTCCATTAACTTGAAGGCCTTCAGCATAGTCTTTTTAAGTGGCAGAAACATCTCCGGGAATTTCTCATTCTGCTCTGCCTCCAAAGAGTCATAGGAGTCATTATCCACACTTGCAGATGCAGTTTCCTCCGAATTTGTGCTTTCAGGAGTGTTTTCAGCCTTATGATGGCTGCTCTCCTCATCATTGGAACCACCTTTCCATTGTGTACACAGTAAAAGTGGAAGGGAATCTCGAACTCTCTTCGCAACCATATGACCATAAGGACCATGACCATCAAAAACCCCACAGAACACAGTGTCGCTTCTTGAGATGAAATTCTATTTGAAAAACAGACAAATCAAGCCCTCAATTCATCTATACcagaataaaaaaacaaacaatataTATCCCTAGGAATGAATTGGGTAGCTAAACCACCTAAAAGACCCTAGCTTTAGTTACTCAAACTCAAATCCATAGCCCTTCTCTACTCTTGCATTGCATTATCTTCCCCTTTCCACAAATTTTTTTCAATTCCATGGTTTTATATGCTGTACAAGCCTAATCACAGATCATGAATTCTGCATTTTTCCATACCCAGTTTATAAACATTGCTTTCATCAGTGTGGAATTAGGGGAAAAAATGTTTTGAACATATAGAACTGGAGTATCTACAACTGAAAATGGTATTAATAAGCTATGAACACTGTGATATGTGATTATCTTAATgaattagaaatattttcaatgTGATATGAGCATGAGAGACATGACTATGACTAACCTCCCAAACAAGCATGGCGTCTTGGTTAGTGCCTTTCTTTCCTTGTTGGGTGTATAGACAGGCAATTTTGGAGACACCATTAGAGCACATCCTG encodes:
- the LOC136219541 gene encoding probable protein phosphatase 2C 6 encodes the protein MGSCYSKRKRDENGSVEQSSATSTASPKRVKWKKKSGGVSGGDESLLNHIPGRMCSNGVSKIACLYTQQGKKGTNQDAMLVWENFISRSDTVFCGVFDGHGPYGHMVAKRVRDSLPLLLCTQWKGGSNDEESSHHKAENTPESTNSEETASASVDNDSYDSLEAEQNEKFPEMFLPLKKTMLKAFKLMDKELNLHPTIDCFCSGSTAVTLIKQGEDLILGNLGDSRAVLATRDEDDSLHAIQLTVDLKPDLPREAARIQQCKGRVFALKDEPEVARVWLPNNDSPGLAMARAFGDFCLKDFGLISVPDIYYRRLTKRDEFIILASDGVWDVLSNKEAVDIVASAPGRATAARALVDCAVRAWRLKYPTSKNDDCAVVCLFLEHVSEANGEVEESVAKAEENAVEVATVDNAVLSHSDTIRGGSDEIVPISELAEEKKLSLSSQSQSKRSLAECISSAEDDEWSALDGVTRVNSLLSLPRLLTGDRRTGSWRKWL